Part of the Streptomyces sp. NBC_01264 genome, GCTCAGCTTGGTGTCCACCGTGGAACGGTTCAGCGCGTAGTTGATGGTGGAGTCCATCTGGAGCGGCATCGACTTCGCCAGCCGGTTGTGCACCACCCGGGCGACCTTGCCCATGTCCCCGCGGGTCTCGGCCTCCGCTTCGATGATGCTCGCGAGGGTGGCCGTCTGGTACGCGGTCATCCCGTGGGCCTTGCCGCCGTCCGCGACGGCCTTGGTGGCGAGGCTCTTGTTGGCCGTCTCGACCATGTAGGTGAGCAGCGAGGCCGGGGTGGCCTCTGAGGTCACCGGATAGGTGGCAGGGAAGAGGTACCCCTCCGGGTTGCCCTTCGCCTCGGCGGGCAGGGGCAGGGCGGTCGTGGCGGCCGCGGCCTTGGCGGAGCCGGCCGGGAGCTTCAGTTCGCGGTCGATGGCGGCGTAGACCTGTGGGGCCCGCCAGCCCTCGGGGATCAGCAACTGGCGCGGTTTCTCGGGCGCCCGCTCCCCGGGAAACAGGGGGATCAGGAGGGCTGCCCCGAGACCCAGGACGGTTCCGAGGAGGAGCGCCAGCCTGCCCCGGCGAGTGAGCCGGGAACGGCGCGGTGACGGCGGCCGGTTCTCATGACGCATGCGGGCACGCTAACCCGCGAACCGTCGCATTCCCGACATCCGACCCGTGTGCCGGTCATACGATCACACGTTCACCGGGGTCGGTTCGGTGCCGCGCAGGGTGTCCGGCTTGAACGCCCCCGGCTTGAGCAGGCCGGCCGTGTGCATCTCGGAGCCGAGCGCCCCGGACAGGAGGCCTCCGGACGCCGGGGTCTCCGGCGTGAGGACGGTCTCCCGGTCGCGGCGCACGAGGGCGGCGTACCGGCCGTCGGCCTTCAGCAGCTCCTCATGGGTGCCGCGCTCCGCTATCCGGCCTCCGTCGAGGACGACGATCTGGTCGGCGTCGCGGACGGTGGAGAGGCGGTGGGCGATGGTGATGGTGGTGCGGCCCTGAGAGAGGTTGTCGATGGCGCGCTGCACGGCGTGCTCGGTGCGGGTGTCCAGCGCGCTGGTGGCCTCGTCGAGGATCAGCACCGGCGGGTCGCGCAGGATGGTGCGCGCGATGGCCAGGCGCTGCTTCTCGCCGCCGGAGAACCGGTAGCCCCGCTCGCCGACCAGGGTGTCGTACCCGTCGGGCAGGGACTCGATGTGGTCGTGGATCTGGGCCGCGCGGGCCGCCTCCGCTATCTCCTCGTCGGTGGCGTCCGGCTTGGCGAAGCGCAGGTTGTCCGCGACGGAGGCGTGGAAGAGGTAGGTCTCCTGGGACACCACGCCGATGGAGCGGGCCAGGGAGTCGAAGTCGAGGTCGCGCACGTCGACGCCGTCGAGGGCGACCCGGCCGCCGGTGACGTCGTAGAGCCGGGGCACGAGGTAGCTCAGCGTGCTCTTGCCGGATCCGGTCGGGCCGACCACCGCGAGGGACCCGCCGGCCGGGACCGTGATGTCGATGCCCGTGAGGGTGGGGCCGCTCTTCGTGTCGTACGCGAAGTGGACGTCCTCCAGGCGGACCTCGCCCTTGGCGCGGTCGAGGCGGACGGGGTCCTCGCGCTCGGTGATGTCGACGGGCAGGTCGAGGTACTCGAAGATGCGGGCGAAGAGCGCCAGGGAGGTCTGGATCTGGACACCGGTCGACAGCAGGCTCACGGCGGGCCGGAACAGGCCCTGCTGGAGGGTGACGAAGGCGACGAGGGTGCCGACCGAGAGCGAGGGGGCTCCGGTCTGCAGGGCTATGCCGGCCGCCCAGTAGATGAGCGCGGGCATGGCGGCCATGACGATGCCGATGGTGGACATCCGCCAGCGCCCGGCCATGCTGGAGCGCACCTCGAGGTCGACGAGCTTCTCGGACTCCTCCGCGAAGGAGGTGGTGAGCGAATCGGCGCGGCCCATGGTGCGGCCGAGCAGGATGCCGCTGACCGACAGGGACTCGGTGACCGTCGCGGCCATCGCGGCCATCTGCTTCTGGCGCTGCGCGGTGATCTTCTTGCGCTCGCCGCCGACGCGGCGGCTGATCCACACGAAGACGGGCAGCAGGGCGAGCGAGACGAGCGTGAGCCGCCAGTCGAGCGCGAGCATCGCGACGACGGAGGCGATGACGGCCGTCGCGTTCGAGACGAGGGAGGTCGCCGTGGAGGTGACCGTCGCCTGCATGCCGCCGATGTCATTGGCGATGCGGGACTGCACCTCGCCGGTGCGCGTCCGGGTGAAGAAGGCCAGGGGCATCCGCTGGAGCTGTGCGTAGACGGCGGTGCGCAGATCGTGCATGACGCGCTGGCCGACGGTGGTGGATATCAGGGTCTGGAGCACGCCGAAGATGCTGGTGACGACGGCGGTCGCGATCATGCCGAGGGCGAGCAGGCTGAGCAGCCCGGTACGGCCCTGCGGGATCGCGACGTCGAGGACCTCCTTCAACAGGAAGGGGGTGGCGACCCCGACCAGCGAGGAGGCGGCGACCAGGACGCCGACGACGGCGAGGCGGCCGCGGTAGGGCCGGAACAGGCCGACGATGCGGCGCAGCTCGCGGGGCCGCTCGTCCGGGGCGGGACCGCTCGGGTCCAGGGATTCCTTCGAGGGTTCCCACTCGGGTTCTTTGGGGCGCATGGGCCTCCTTCATGACAGGTGACGAGACTCGAATGAGCATAGCTCATTGTTACCTATACTCACAATGAATCTGGTCCTGATATCGTTCCCATTATGAGGACCGCAGCATGAGCACCGCTTCCGAGACCGACAGCAGCCAGGGCGCCGCCGACGGCGCCGACACGACCGACGGTGTGCTCGCCGAGCAGCTGCTCCGCCTGACCCGGCGGCTCCACCGCATCCAGAAGCGCCATCTGGAGCCGCTCGGCATCACCCCGGCCCAGTCCCGGCTGCTGCGCACCGTCGCCCACCTCTCCGCCGTGCGGCCGCCCCGGATGGCGGACCTCGCCGCCCGCCTGGAGGTGGTGCCCCGCGCCGTGACCACGCTGGTCGACGGCCTGGAGAGCGCCGACTGCGTCCGCCGCGTGCCCGACCCGGCGAACCGCCGTGTCATAAGGATCGAGCTCACCGACACCGGCCGCGCCACGCTGCGCCGCCTGCGCAACGCGCGAACCGGCGCCGCAGAGGAGATCCTGGCTCCATTGACCGCCGATCAGCGCGAGGTGCTCGGCGGCCTGCTGAACGCTCTGGCGGACGCTCCGGCGGAGCACGGCTGCTGACGGGCGACGGTCCGGCCGGGACAGGGCTCGGGGGCTGCGCCGAACGAGTGAGATCGACTGAGCGGGATCGACCGACACGGCGCGAGTTGAGGGGCTGCAGATGCCACTGCTGGAACCGAAGCCGGGGGCCCTGCGCCCGCGCACCCTCAGCGGCCCCGCCCCCGACCGGGTGCCCGACCGCGCCTCGACGGGCACCCCCGAGCCGCTGCGGAGCGAGCTGGCGGAGCTCCTGGGCGCCGACAAGGTGCTCTCGGGCGTCTCCGACCTGGTCCGGTACGCCTCCGACGCCTCCCCGTACCGGTTCCTGCCGCAGGTCGTCGTGGTCGCCGAGGACATCGACGACGTCTCCGCCGTCCTGTCCTACGCCCACGGCAAGCAGCGCGAGGTGGTCTTCCGGGCCGCCGGGACCTCGCTCAACGGCCAGGCCCAGGGCGAGGACATCCTCGTCGACGTGCGCCGCCACTGGGCCGGGGTCGAGGTGCTGAAGGAGGGACTGCGGGCCCGGATCCAGCCCGGCACCACCGTCGTGCGCGCCAATGCCGCGCTCGCCCGGCACGGCCGCGTCCTCGGCCCGGACCCGGCCAGCGCCATCGCCTGCACCCTCGGCGGAGTCGTCGCGAACAACGCCTCGGGCATGACCGCGGGCACCACGAGGAACTCGTACCGCACCTTGTCCTCCCTCACCTTCGTGCTGCCGAGCGGCACCGTCGTGGACACCGCCGATCCGCTCGCCGACGAGGAACTGGCCCACGCCGAGCCCACGCTCTGCCACGGGCTGATGGAGATCAAGAAGGAGATCGAGGCCGATGCGGAGCTCGTCTCCCGCATCCGGGCCAAGTACGAGATCAAGAACACCACCGGCTACCGCCTCGACGCCTACCTCGACGGCGCCACCCCGGTGGAGATCCTGCGCGGGCTGATGGTCGGCTCCGAGGGCACGCTCGGCTTCATCGCCGAGGTCGTCTTCGACACCCTGCCGCTGGACCGCGAGCTCACCAGCGCCCTGCTCTTCTTCCCCTCGCTGCCCGCCGCGGCCGCCGCCGTACCGCTCTTCAACGAGGCGGGGGCGCTGGCCGTCGAGCTGATGGACGGCAACACCCTGCGCGCCTCGGTGAGCGTCGCGGGCGTCCCCGCCGACTGGGCCGCCCTGCCCAAGGAGACCACCGCGCTGCTGGTGGAGTTCCGGGCCCCCGACGAGGCCGGCCGCGCGGAGTACGAGCGGCGGGCCGCCGAGGTGCTGGCCGGGCTGGACCTGGTGGCCCCGGTGGCCTCGGTGACCAATGCCTTCACCCGCGACGCCGGGACCATCTCCGGCTACTGGAAGGCCCGCAAGGCCTTCGTCACCGCCGTCGGCGGCGCCCGCGCCTCCGGCACCACCCTGATCACCGAGGACTTCGCGGTCCCCCCGTCACGGCTGGCCGAGGCCTGCGAGGCCCTCCTCGAACTCCAGGCGGAGCACGGCTTCGACGCCGCCGTCGCCGGCCACGCCGCCCACGGCAACCTGCACTTCCTGCTCGCCTTCGACGCCGCCCGGCCCGCGGACGTGGAGCGGTACGCCGCCTTCATGGAGGCCTTCTGCCGGCTCACCGTGGAGCGCTTCGACGGCTCCCTGAAGGCCGAGCACTCCACCGGCCGCAACATGGCCCCGTTCCTGGAGCTGGAGTGGGGGCCCCGGGCCACCGAGATGATGTGGCGCACCAAGCGGGTCATCGACCCCGACCTGGTGCTCGCCCCGCGGATCCTCCTGGACCGCGACCCGAAGGCGCACCTGCGCGGCCTCAAGACGATCCCGAAGGTGGAGGCCGTCGCCGACCCCTGCATCGAGTGCGGGTTCTGCGAACCGACCTGCCCCAGCGAGGACCTGACGACCACCCCGCGCCAGCGGATCGTGCTGCGCCGGGAGATGATGCGCCAGCAGCCCGGCTCCCCCGTGCTCGACGGCCTGCTCGACGCCTACGGCTACGACGCCGTGGACACCTGCGCCGGCGACTCCACCTGCAAGCTCGCCTGCCCCGTCGGCATCGACACCGGCGCCCTGATGAAGGACTTCCGCCACCGCCGGCACAGCCCGCGCGAGGAACGCGCGGCCGAGCTCGCCGCCCTGCGGTTCGGCGCCGTCGAAGTGGCCGCGCGGCTGGCCGTGGCCGCCGCCGACAAGATCACCGATGCCGTCGGGGACCGGATCCTGCAGGCCGTGACGGGGGCCGCGCGCAAGGTCGTACGGCCCGACCTGGTTCCGGAGTGGCTTCCGCAGGTCCCGGGCGCCGCGGCCGGCAAGCTGCCCGCCACCCGGCGCCCCGGCGCCGCCGCGGTCTACTACCCGGCCTGCGTCAACCGGATCTTCGGCGGCCCCGACGGCAAGTCCGGGCCCTCCCTGCCCGAGGCCGTGGTGGCGGTGTCGGAGCGGGCGGGCAGGCCGGTGTGGATCCCCGGGGACGTCCGGGGCACCTGCTGCGCGACGATCTGGCACTCCAAGGGGTACGACGCCGGCAACCGCGTGATGGCCAACCGGATCGTGGAGGCCGCCTGGGGCTGGACGGCCGGCGGGCGACTGCCACTCGTGGTCGACGCGTCCTCCTGCACCCTGGGGATCGCCCACGAGGTGGTCCCGTACCTGACGGACGACAACCGGGCGCTCCACGCCGAGCTGCGGATCGTCGACTCCATCGTCTGGGCGGCCGATGAGCTCCTGCCGCACCTGGAGGTCCGGCGCACGGTGGGCTCGGCGGTGCTCCACCCCACCTGTTCGATGCGGCACCTGGACGACGAGGCGCACCTGCGGAAGGTCGCCGAGGCCTGCGCGGACGAGGTGGTGGTCCCGTACGACGCGGGGTGCTGCGCCTTCGCGGGCGACCGCGGCATGCTGCACCCCGAGCTCACGGAGTCGGCTACGGCACGGGAGGCCGCCGAGGTGACGGCGCGGCGGTTCGACGCCCACCTGTCGGCGAACCGGATGTGCGAGGTGGGCATGGACCGGGCCACGGGCCGCAGCTACTACTCGGCGCTGCTGGAACTGGAGCGCGCCACCCGGCCCTAGAACCGGGTGGCGCCCTCTCCCGGACGGCCCGGTCAGACCACGGTCACCGGGTGGTGCACCACCGCGTCGAACAGGTAGCCCTGCGTGTTGTGGGCCGTGGTCGCCGGCTGGGTCCGGCCGGTGGCGTCGGTGGCCCGCGCGAGCAGCGCCGTCGGACCGGTGGCCCGCGGGGTCCACGGCAGTGACCAGCGTACCCAGCTGCCCCGGCGCGGGGCGTCGTGCAGCCGGGCCCGCTGCCAGCGGACCCCGCCGTCGGTACTGACCTCCACCCGGTGCACGGGCGCCGCGCCGGACCACGAGCGTCCGGTCAGCAGCCGCGGCCGGTGCGCGGACACGGTCGCGCCGTGCTCCAGTTCGAAGGCGCTCTTGAGGGTCTGGCGGGTCAGCGGGGCACTGCCATGCGGCGGCTGGTCGGGCCCGAAGAGCCGGTACAGGTCGGTGTTCCACGGTGTGTAGAGGGGCTGTGCACTCACCTCGATGTCCCCGACCCACTTGATCGAGGAGATCCCGATCCAGTTCGGCACGACCACGCGGACCGGCCCGCCGTGGTCGGGCGGCAGCGGCTCGCCGTTCATCTCGTACGCGAGGATCACGTCGTCGAGGGCCTTGGAGACGGGCAGCGGGCGCCGCACCCGGCCCAGGTTCACCCCGTTCGTGACGACCTCGTCGTCCAGCCCGCGCGGCAGTACGTCCACGGCCCCGGGGGCCAGGCCCGCCCGCCTCAGGACGTCGGAGAGCCGGGCGCCGCGCCAGCGAGCCACGCCGATCGCGCCGAGGGTCCACGCGGTCCCGGTCACCGGCTGGCCCTGCTGCGTGGTGTAGAAGCTCCGGCCGTTGCCCGCGCACTCGATGAACAGGGTCCGCTCGACGGCCGGCAGCGCGCGCAGCCGGTCGTAGGAGAATTCGACCGGCCCGCCGGTCAGGGCGTCGCCCCACACCTTCAGCCGCCAGTCGTGCGCGTCGAGGCGCGGGGTGACGGTGTGGTTGCGTACGAAGAACCGGTCGATGGGGGTCAGGGGGCCGGTGCCGCGCAGGGCGGCGAAGTTCGTCTCCGCGTTGGTGCCCCGGATGGTGAACAGCTCGGGCGGCAAGGGCTTCACGGTCCCGGGCGCCGCGGCGGCGGCGGTCGTCGCACCGGCCGTCTTCGCGCCGTCCGTCGTCGCGCCGGCAGCGGGCGTCGCGCCGACGGCGGTTCCGGCGGCGCCCAGGCCCAGAGAGCCGGCCGCGGCCCCCGCCGCGAACAGTTTGAGCAGGTCGCGGCGGTCCACCCCGGAGGAGCGGGCGCGGCCACGCGCCCACTGCCGCAGGCGCGCGCGGTCGTACTGGCTCTCGTCCGACAGGTCGAGGGGCATGGCGGGACACTCCTTGGTCGTGATTCCCGACGGACCGTAGAAGCCCGGCCCCACCTGCGGGAACCTCCTCGCCCCGATGGCCACGAACCTGCAACACGGCTGCAACGGCGGACGGTTCGCGGGACGGCGGGTTCAGGGGCTGGTGTCCAGTTGCCAGAAGAGCCGGTTCCCCAGGCATTGCGTCAGGTAGGGGACGCCGTCGGTGTAGCCCGAACCATGGGCGTCGCCGAGCATGCGTGCGGCGAGCCCGCGGTGGGCCGACTTCCACCGCTGGTGCCCGTTCTCCAGACGGCCGATCGCCCGGTCGAGGCGGTTCCACCGGGCCCGGTCGAAACCTCCCTCGTTCCGGAGGTCGAGACAGGCCCGGGTGATGGTGTCGTGGCCGGGATCCTCCGTCTCGGCCCGTACGAAGGGCACGCTCGTGAACGCGGACGACCGCAGGCGCGGCACGGGCGGAACACCGCACAGGCTCTCGAAGCGTTTGTACTGTTCGGACTGAATGGCGCTGGCACCCTGGGTGTACTGCCGGAAGGCGGAGAACTGCTCCGGCCTCATCGTGGCCACGACGCGGAAGAGCGTCGCGGCCCGCTCGAACATCACCACCGCTCGGTCCACCAGCTCCGCGGCCGCTTCCGGATTTCCCGCGCGCAACGCCCCGATCACCTTCTTCGCGACGGCCGCCATCGCGGTGAAATACATTTCGTGGGTCTGGAGGACCCGGATGAAGAAGTATTCGTCATGAACGACGTGGACGGGCTGGACGGTGACGTCGAACCAGCGGGCGCAATCCGTCGCCGGCGGCCGGGGAAGCCGATCGGCAAGGCCTTCCAGGCGGGAGCGGGGAACGTGCTCCCGCCGCGACGGAAGGTCGTCGGACTCGGACTGCCCCGGCCCCGTCGTCACGAGTCGCAGGGCGTGCCTCAACCGCGTGTTCAGCGTCGCCTCATCGGGCCGGTCCCGCCCGGGCCCCTCCAGCGGCCCGGCCGCCGCCTCGATCTCGAAACGCACCACGTCGGCCATCAGCAGGGACGCCATCCGGTCCGCACTAAGCCCGGCGTGCCGTTCGTCCATGAGGAGTTCCAGGACCGGCAGCGCAAGGTAGGTGCGGTTCTGGAAACGTCCCTCGTGTTTGTCGAGGACGCAGTCGAGAAAGGCGCTGAGGAACGGCCGGTTCGTCCCGTGCCGTCGCTTGATGTCACTCAAACGGACAAGCGTCCGATCCGACAGGAGATGCTTCCCTTTCAGCCGCACGTGTTCCGTAATGGACCGCGCGAGGGAAAAGCCGTCGGATTCCTCCGGTATTCGTTCAGCGGTCGCCCAGCGATTGATCTCGCGCAGGTTCGCCGCCCGCGATCCGCACGTGTCACGCAGCGCGCATGCGGAGCCGCCGGCGATTTTCCGTGCGCACGCGAGCGTATCGATCTCAGGGTTCGTCGACATTCGTCTCTCCCAAGCCGTCATGCGGGGTAAAGGGTCGCTTTCCACTAGGCATGATCGAAAGACCGCGCGTCATGTCTCGGGAATTCGTGCCTTGACAGCGGACCCCGATCCCCCTTCGACGCCCCCGGCCGTCGATCCGCGCTCCCGGGCCCGGCCGGGGGCAGGACGGCGCCGGGCTTCCGGCTCGCTCCCCGGGTGAGCAGACCCTGCTGCGGAGGGCTGCGGGCAACGGAAAATCGATTGCCCCGGACCGGTCCGGAACGCGAACCTTGCACGGTTTGGAACACTCGACGAGTCATGGGGCGTCATGCAGATCAGCGATCTTCCGTATCCGGACCCAGGGGTACCCGATGCTCGCTCCGGCCCCCGCTTGCTCTGGTGGCTGGGCCGGAACCAACTCGGCGGACAGGCCAAAAGCCTGGGCTGGGGGATGCTTCACTTCGGCGGCGTCGCGGGACTGCCGTACACCGTGGGCCTGGGCATCGACGCGGTCGTGGACCACGACGGCGGCCGACTGCTGTGGGTCGGTGGTCTGATCGCGCTGCTCGGCGTCGCGATCTCGCTCGGCGACGCGATGCTGCACCGTACGGCCGTCACCAACTGGATCACCGCCGCCGCGCGGGTCCAGCAACTGCTCGCCCGCAAGACCGCCGAGCTCGGTTCCGCCCTGACCCAGCGGGTCGCGGCGGGCGAGGTGGTGGCCGTGTCCACGGGCGACGTGGAGAAGATCGGGTGGTTCGTCGAGGCGGTCTCCCGCTTCCTTGCCGCCGCCCTGACCCTGGTCGTCGGCTGTGTCGTCCTGCTCTTCTACGCGCCCACGATCGGCGTGGTCGTGGCCATCGGCATGCCGGTGCTCGCCCTGGCGGTCCTGCCCCTGCTGCCGCGCGCCACCCGGCGCGCCGACATCCAGCGGGAGAAGGCGGGCAAGGCCACCGAGCTGGCCTCGGACACCGTGGCGGGCCTGCGGGTGCTGCGCGGCATCGGCGGCGAGGAACTGTTCCTCGGCCGCTACCGCGAGGCCTCGCAGCAGGTCCGGGAGGCGGCGGTGCACAGTGCCCGGATGTGGGCGCTGATCTCCGCGATCCAGGTGCTGCTGCCGGGTGCGCTGCTGGTCACCGTGGTCTGGTACGGATCCTCGCTCGTCCTGGACGGCCGACTGGACGTCGGTGAACTCGTCGCCGCCTTCAGCGCGGTGGCGACCATGCTCTACCCGCTGCGGCACTTCGAGGAGATCGCGATGGCGTACTCCTTCTCCCGCCCCTCCGCCAAACGGGCCGCCCGGGTGCTGTCACTGACCCGGACCGGCGCGACGGCGGAGGCCGGTTCGGAGCCGGAGGGTGCCGCGGAACCGGTCGTGGCCACCGAGGCCACGCGGGCCCCGGCCTCGGGCGGGGACCTGTACGACCCGGAGACCGGGCTGCTGGTCCCGGCGGGCCGGCTCACCGCCGTGGTGTGCGGGGACCCCGACCTGGCGGGCCGGCTGGCCGAACGGCTGGGCGGGCACCCGATGGACGCCGCGACCGGGCCCTCCGTCCTGCTGGGCGGGGTCGCCCTGGACGAGCTCGCCCTCGGAACCGCGCGCGAGCTGGTCCTCGTACAGGACAAGGATCCGGTCCTGCTGTCCGGGACGCTGCGCGAGCTGTTCGACGTACCGGCGTCCGGAGCGGTCGAACCGCCGGCGGCGCTCGCGGCGGCCCAGTGCGCGGACGTACTGGACGCCCTGCTGCAGTCCGCCCCGGACGGGGTGGACGACCCGATGGACGCCAGGATCACCGAGCGCGGCCGCTCGCTGTCCGGCGGGCAGCGGCAGCGGCTGGCACTGGCGCGGTCCCTGGTGACCGATCCCGAGGTGCTGGTGCTGGACGAGCCGACCTCGGCGGTCGACTCGCACACCGAGGCCCGGATCGCGGACGGGATCTCGGCCCTGCGCTCCGGTCGCACGACGGTGGTACTGGCGTCCTCGCCCCTGCTGCTGGACCGCGCCGACCGGGTCGTCCTGATCCACGAGGGCAAGACGGCGGCGAGCGGTACGCACCGCGAGCTGCTGCACGGCGACCCCCGTTACCGGGCGGTCGTCACCCGCGAGACCGAGGAGGAACAGCGGCTCCCGCGGCTGGAATCCGTACTGACCGAGATCGAGCTGACAGAGATCGAGGAATCCGCATGATCGGCGTGGCGCCGCCGCAATACGATCCGGCCGCCCCCGAAACGGCCACGACCCTGCCCGTGGGCAGTGC contains:
- the mltG gene encoding endolytic transglycosylase MltG, with amino-acid sequence MRHENRPPSPRRSRLTRRGRLALLLGTVLGLGAALLIPLFPGERAPEKPRQLLIPEGWRAPQVYAAIDRELKLPAGSAKAAAATTALPLPAEAKGNPEGYLFPATYPVTSEATPASLLTYMVETANKSLATKAVADGGKAHGMTAYQTATLASIIEAEAETRGDMGKVARVVHNRLAKSMPLQMDSTINYALNRSTVDTKLSETKIDSPFNTYERQGLPPTPIDSPGLQALAAAVAPTPGDWLFFVTVKQGDTRFSATYEEHKRHVAEFNRLRSASRAT
- a CDS encoding ABC transporter ATP-binding protein, which codes for MRPKEPEWEPSKESLDPSGPAPDERPRELRRIVGLFRPYRGRLAVVGVLVAASSLVGVATPFLLKEVLDVAIPQGRTGLLSLLALGMIATAVVTSIFGVLQTLISTTVGQRVMHDLRTAVYAQLQRMPLAFFTRTRTGEVQSRIANDIGGMQATVTSTATSLVSNATAVIASVVAMLALDWRLTLVSLALLPVFVWISRRVGGERKKITAQRQKQMAAMAATVTESLSVSGILLGRTMGRADSLTTSFAEESEKLVDLEVRSSMAGRWRMSTIGIVMAAMPALIYWAAGIALQTGAPSLSVGTLVAFVTLQQGLFRPAVSLLSTGVQIQTSLALFARIFEYLDLPVDITEREDPVRLDRAKGEVRLEDVHFAYDTKSGPTLTGIDITVPAGGSLAVVGPTGSGKSTLSYLVPRLYDVTGGRVALDGVDVRDLDFDSLARSIGVVSQETYLFHASVADNLRFAKPDATDEEIAEAARAAQIHDHIESLPDGYDTLVGERGYRFSGGEKQRLAIARTILRDPPVLILDEATSALDTRTEHAVQRAIDNLSQGRTTITIAHRLSTVRDADQIVVLDGGRIAERGTHEELLKADGRYAALVRRDRETVLTPETPASGGLLSGALGSEMHTAGLLKPGAFKPDTLRGTEPTPVNV
- a CDS encoding MarR family winged helix-turn-helix transcriptional regulator, whose translation is MSTASETDSSQGAADGADTTDGVLAEQLLRLTRRLHRIQKRHLEPLGITPAQSRLLRTVAHLSAVRPPRMADLAARLEVVPRAVTTLVDGLESADCVRRVPDPANRRVIRIELTDTGRATLRRLRNARTGAAEEILAPLTADQREVLGGLLNALADAPAEHGC
- a CDS encoding FAD-binding and (Fe-S)-binding domain-containing protein — its product is MPLLEPKPGALRPRTLSGPAPDRVPDRASTGTPEPLRSELAELLGADKVLSGVSDLVRYASDASPYRFLPQVVVVAEDIDDVSAVLSYAHGKQREVVFRAAGTSLNGQAQGEDILVDVRRHWAGVEVLKEGLRARIQPGTTVVRANAALARHGRVLGPDPASAIACTLGGVVANNASGMTAGTTRNSYRTLSSLTFVLPSGTVVDTADPLADEELAHAEPTLCHGLMEIKKEIEADAELVSRIRAKYEIKNTTGYRLDAYLDGATPVEILRGLMVGSEGTLGFIAEVVFDTLPLDRELTSALLFFPSLPAAAAAVPLFNEAGALAVELMDGNTLRASVSVAGVPADWAALPKETTALLVEFRAPDEAGRAEYERRAAEVLAGLDLVAPVASVTNAFTRDAGTISGYWKARKAFVTAVGGARASGTTLITEDFAVPPSRLAEACEALLELQAEHGFDAAVAGHAAHGNLHFLLAFDAARPADVERYAAFMEAFCRLTVERFDGSLKAEHSTGRNMAPFLELEWGPRATEMMWRTKRVIDPDLVLAPRILLDRDPKAHLRGLKTIPKVEAVADPCIECGFCEPTCPSEDLTTTPRQRIVLRREMMRQQPGSPVLDGLLDAYGYDAVDTCAGDSTCKLACPVGIDTGALMKDFRHRRHSPREERAAELAALRFGAVEVAARLAVAAADKITDAVGDRILQAVTGAARKVVRPDLVPEWLPQVPGAAAGKLPATRRPGAAAVYYPACVNRIFGGPDGKSGPSLPEAVVAVSERAGRPVWIPGDVRGTCCATIWHSKGYDAGNRVMANRIVEAAWGWTAGGRLPLVVDASSCTLGIAHEVVPYLTDDNRALHAELRIVDSIVWAADELLPHLEVRRTVGSAVLHPTCSMRHLDDEAHLRKVAEACADEVVVPYDAGCCAFAGDRGMLHPELTESATAREAAEVTARRFDAHLSANRMCEVGMDRATGRSYYSALLELERATRP
- a CDS encoding sulfite oxidase, whose translation is MPLDLSDESQYDRARLRQWARGRARSSGVDRRDLLKLFAAGAAAGSLGLGAAGTAVGATPAAGATTDGAKTAGATTAAAAAPGTVKPLPPELFTIRGTNAETNFAALRGTGPLTPIDRFFVRNHTVTPRLDAHDWRLKVWGDALTGGPVEFSYDRLRALPAVERTLFIECAGNGRSFYTTQQGQPVTGTAWTLGAIGVARWRGARLSDVLRRAGLAPGAVDVLPRGLDDEVVTNGVNLGRVRRPLPVSKALDDVILAYEMNGEPLPPDHGGPVRVVVPNWIGISSIKWVGDIEVSAQPLYTPWNTDLYRLFGPDQPPHGSAPLTRQTLKSAFELEHGATVSAHRPRLLTGRSWSGAAPVHRVEVSTDGGVRWQRARLHDAPRRGSWVRWSLPWTPRATGPTALLARATDATGRTQPATTAHNTQGYLFDAVVHHPVTVV
- a CDS encoding tryptophan 2,3-dioxygenase family protein, with the translated sequence MSTNPEIDTLACARKIAGGSACALRDTCGSRAANLREINRWATAERIPEESDGFSLARSITEHVRLKGKHLLSDRTLVRLSDIKRRHGTNRPFLSAFLDCVLDKHEGRFQNRTYLALPVLELLMDERHAGLSADRMASLLMADVVRFEIEAAAGPLEGPGRDRPDEATLNTRLRHALRLVTTGPGQSESDDLPSRREHVPRSRLEGLADRLPRPPATDCARWFDVTVQPVHVVHDEYFFIRVLQTHEMYFTAMAAVAKKVIGALRAGNPEAAAELVDRAVVMFERAATLFRVVATMRPEQFSAFRQYTQGASAIQSEQYKRFESLCGVPPVPRLRSSAFTSVPFVRAETEDPGHDTITRACLDLRNEGGFDRARWNRLDRAIGRLENGHQRWKSAHRGLAARMLGDAHGSGYTDGVPYLTQCLGNRLFWQLDTSP
- a CDS encoding ABC transporter transmembrane domain-containing protein; protein product: MQISDLPYPDPGVPDARSGPRLLWWLGRNQLGGQAKSLGWGMLHFGGVAGLPYTVGLGIDAVVDHDGGRLLWVGGLIALLGVAISLGDAMLHRTAVTNWITAAARVQQLLARKTAELGSALTQRVAAGEVVAVSTGDVEKIGWFVEAVSRFLAAALTLVVGCVVLLFYAPTIGVVVAIGMPVLALAVLPLLPRATRRADIQREKAGKATELASDTVAGLRVLRGIGGEELFLGRYREASQQVREAAVHSARMWALISAIQVLLPGALLVTVVWYGSSLVLDGRLDVGELVAAFSAVATMLYPLRHFEEIAMAYSFSRPSAKRAARVLSLTRTGATAEAGSEPEGAAEPVVATEATRAPASGGDLYDPETGLLVPAGRLTAVVCGDPDLAGRLAERLGGHPMDAATGPSVLLGGVALDELALGTARELVLVQDKDPVLLSGTLRELFDVPASGAVEPPAALAAAQCADVLDALLQSAPDGVDDPMDARITERGRSLSGGQRQRLALARSLVTDPEVLVLDEPTSAVDSHTEARIADGISALRSGRTTVVLASSPLLLDRADRVVLIHEGKTAASGTHRELLHGDPRYRAVVTRETEEEQRLPRLESVLTEIELTEIEESA